In the genome of Theropithecus gelada isolate Dixy chromosome 19, Tgel_1.0, whole genome shotgun sequence, the window aagcaattctcctgcctcagcctcctgagtagctgggattacaggcacgcgctaccacacctggctaatttttgtatttttagtagagatgggatttcaccattttggtcaggctggtctcaaactcctgacctcgtgatccacctgccttggcctcccaaagtgctgggattacaggcataagccaccgtgcctggcggaAATTCTTCCGTGGTATTTACAAACATTAATCCCAATCCTCACAACAGCTGTAAGGGCTGTCATTCCTATTGTATTAGACAGAGAACTGGAGGTTTGGAAAGTGGAACTAATTTGCCCAAGAAAACAAAGCTTATAATTATTCAAGTTTGAGTATAAAACGCATGTAACTGAATCTAGTATCTCTGATCTGTCAGTACCATACAATGCCTTCCATTttactctctctcctttccttgaaCCTACAAATGTCTTTTCTGCCAGTCAGTCATCACTACTATAGTGCTCGTGTACTTGTTAAGTCCCCTCTTCTCTTTAACAAAGGCCAGCATCTCAGAATTACAAGACAAACACTATTTTCATCCAACCCCAAACATATATCATATCTGTGCACACATGAGTCCTACCTACCACTCATACTATGTTCGTTCCACACTTGACTTTTCTTAAGCTAGGCTTTTTTCTGGATGGCTACCCTCTAGttccttatcattttttaaagagctcTGGACCTCCAGTTACAGAATCCAGACCAGGGCTATCCAAGAGAACATTCAGTGGtattggaaatgttttatatttgtgaTGTTTAGTACAGACTTCCAGTACAAAAGCTACCAGCCAAGTTTGGCTGTTGAACATTGGAAATGTGAATAGtgtgactgagaaactgaattttcaaattcggctgtttatttcaaaataaaatgcacacttcatttaaattatttgaaatttttttttattattatactttaagttctagggtacatgtgcataatgtgcaggtttgttacatatgtatacttgtgatatgttggtgtgctgcacccatcgactcgtcagcacccatcaactcatcatttacatcaggtataactcccaatgcaatccctccctcctcccccctccccatagtaggccccagtgtgtgatgttccccttcccgagtccaagtgatctcattgttaattatttgaaattttaaatacgACATGTAGCTAGTAGCTACCATGTTAGACAATGCGTATCTAACCAGgggctggcaaactttttcttgAAAGGCaaatagtaagtattttaggtTTGCAGTTCACACATTCTGTGTCATAACTACTCACTTCTGCCCTTTTAGCGCAAAAGCATCCATAGACAAGTATGGctaataaaacttcatttataaaaatcGGTGCGGGGCCATAGGCCATAGTTTACTGATCCCTGGGAATTTTCCATTAGGCATATTCATTCCATCCTGACAATAGCCCTGTTAACAGTGtgattgattatttatttatttattgagacagagtctcactctgtcgcccaggctggagtgcagtggcgcaatcttggctcactgcaacctctgcctcccgggttcaagcaattctcgtgccttagcctccccagtagctgggattacaggcgcatgccaccatgcccagccaatgtttatatttttagtagagacaggtttcaccatgttggccaggctgatctcaaactcctgacctcaagtgttctgcctgcctcacccacccaaggtgctgggattacaggtgtaagccaccatgcctggccatttccCTTATTTTACAATTAATACTGTGGGATCCTATTATATGTCCCGTGTGTGTATATGCAATGagacattttgtgtgtgtatgattaGAGTCATCCTTTAACAAGGGAGACAGGACTAAGGCATGTGTGTATTTAGCAAGCTTCCCAAAGTAATCCTGATCTATAGCAATGTTTGGGAAGCAGTgacttattttgttttcctgatcACTACCCTCATCTTATTATGTAACCTGTCTTCTAactctcttttttcctcattcatttgtaaaaaaaaatcagtgaaattctCCCATATTGATTGAAGTTTCGTTTCTcccaaataagaaaaacatgagtgaattactttcatattttctttcagtccTGGAATCAAGATGTGAGACCAAGAAATTatttctgaagaaagaaatttatgaaaTAGAATCAACCCAGTGGGAAATAATGGAAAAACTCACAAGACATGATTTTCAGTGCTCTAGTTTCAGAGATGATTGGGATTGTAATATCCAGTTTGAGAAACAGCTCGGCTCTCAGGGGGGACATTTCAATCAGTTGGTATTCACTCATGAAGATCTGCCCACTTTGAGTCAGCATCCATCCTTTACATTACAGCAAATCATTAATagtaaaaagaaattctgtgcaTCTAAAGAATATAGGAAAACCTTTAGACATGGCTCACAATTTGCTACACATGAGATAATTCATACCATTGAgaagccctatgaatgtaaggaatgtggaaagTCCTTTAGACATCCCTCAAGACTCGCTCATCatcagaaaattcatactggCAAGAAACCCtttgaatgtaaggaatgtggaaaaACCTTTATTTGTGGCTCAGACCTTACACGACATCACAGAattcacactggtgagaaaccctatgaatgtaaggaatgtgggaaggcctttagTAGTGGTTCCAACTTCACTcgacatcagagaattcacacgGGTGAGAAGCCTTATGAATGCAAAGAATGCGGGAAGGCCTTTAGTAGTGGCTCAAACTTTACtcaacatcagagaattcatactggggAAAAACcgtatgaatgtaaggaatgtggcaATGCCTTTAGTCAGAGCTCACAACTTATTAAACATCAAAGAATCCATACAGgtgagaaaccttatgaatgtaaggaatgtgaaAAGGCTTTTCGTTCTGGCTCAGACCTTACTagacatcagagaattcatactggtgagaaaccctatgaatgtaagatATGTGGGAAGGCTTATTCTCAGAGTTCACAGCTTATTAGTCATCACAGAATTCATACTAGTGAGAAACCCTACGAATATAGGGAATGTGGAAAGAACTTTAATTATAACCCACAACTTATTCAGCATCAAAATTTGTACTGGTGATGAGCCAGAATATATGAAATGTGTAGGGAGGCTTTTAATTATGGCTCAAAACAGAATTTATCTTGTTAATAATTTCCCTAGATGGAATAATGTAGAAACATTGTATTTGTGGACTACAGCTTATTCAGCCTGGGAAAAATAATGTTGGAGAAACACCCTATgatagaatatattttgaaaaccttAATCAAATCTCACTTCTCTTGACATCAGATAATTCAGTCTGTCGTACTGAAAATGACAGCACTTTTAACACCTTTCTAACCTTCTTAAGCATCAcagaatttttgtagaaatgtagtcctgtggttttcattttttcctgtaaTTTGTCTAACTTacattcttaaaaatacttttagtatCTGGGAGAAATGAcgtctttatttttgaagatggCTTATTCTTTTCGTTCTTTATAACATTAAGGCATTCTTATTGTAAAAATGTTCATGAACAACATTTTACTCGATAGAGATCCTTCAATATCTTCATGGTGTTTTGTTGTGTTACTGTAATATTGCTTATGAAATCCTACTGGTGGATATCATGGTCTCCTCTAGATATTTTGCCATAATACATGCCAAAATACAAGTCCCTGATGGACATTCTCCCTAAGCACATATTCATATCATATCTTTTAACTGCAGAAATAATGtgtgaatatattttccttataaaagaTGCAAGCATTACAAAAAGGCAAATGTACCCTTTGACCATTGTCTTGTGTCCATTCCCTTCCCAAAGTATAGTCTTTATCAGTTTATTGTTTATTGCTgatcatttttctgtttatatatacatGCGTGTCTcagtaaaaattagaaaatggggGATAAttataatacctacctcataatGCTTTGTGAGGGTTAAATTAAGACCCATAAAGTGCTTAGCATTGTGCCTGACATGACAAATGCATACTCACTGAATGTTAGTCATCATTATTATATTCATCGTCATcagtattattatttgtagaaagGCTTTTTAACTTCTGCAGAACTTAGTCACCATTAGGCAGGGTAATTGACTGAAGAAAGACCCTTTTTGAAGGTAACAAGTTAAGAAAATTTCCCATCATCATGTACTTCCTATTGAACATGGAATAATCCTAGCTATTGGTGGGGAAAGTACTGTGAATAATGTGTGTGAAGGACTTTATTCCAGAATACTCTTTTTGCCacattatatacccagtaaaaaagaaaagagaacataaacaaaatattggTGCACTGAGGAAAAAAGTATGAAGAGAAACAgcatcatatttaaaaaatggacagagATAGAAACATAGTTACAGATTTAAAAGGTTATGTTAAATATAATGCTTTTTTCtgatatgtttgaaaatttaaacaaaatgatttttaaggcAAGTATACATCAATATTGACTCCAAGAAAATTAGGACTCTTAGAAGACTCTCATAAACACAGAGAATGGGAAAAATGAGCATGTGATCAATTAACTATTACTAATGAAGCACGAAATCCAGTTTCTTTCTAAGGAAAACTTTATCAAATGTTCAAGGAACTATTTCAGTTATATAGAAGTACATGtcttggctcacgcctgtaatcccaacactttgggaggcttaggtgttaggattatttgaggccaggagtttgagaccatcctggccaacatgttgaaaccccatttttagtaaaaaatacaaaacttagccaggtgtggtagcacatgcctgtaatcccagctactggggaggctgaggcaggagaatcacttgaacgcaggaggcagaggttgcagtgagccaagatcacgccaccgcacttcagcctgagacagattgagactgtgtctcaaaaaaaaaaaatgtccacagTGTAGCTTTGTTTGGGGTTAAGTTAGTGTTTTGAAATGGGCCTTCCCTGTGCTCAAAGCATGCTTAGCAAGCAGCTCCCCACACTGGACAGATCGCATGTGTGGAAGGATGAAGTTTATGTCTGTAGAACTGTTATTTTATGccccatttccttttttcttagatCCTGTGTAGACGGGTCTCTCTGAACGTTGTGTTACTTTACTGGCATaaggaagtaaaatatttcataataaatttgAGAAAGGTAGAGTGagtaaaaatatctgcaaatgaGAGAATTACTAAAAATGGACTGTTGTAATATTTTGCATTATCAAAATGAGAATTGcccaatgaaattttttttactttcttttcttgtgtgCTTATAAGTCTTTAAAGTTCCTCATCTAAAATTAGAGATAGTGCATTTGCACCCAAATTAATGAAGCAATaccattaaagaaaaagaaaaggggctgggtgcggtggctcacgcctgtaatcccagcactttgagaagccaaggcaggtggatcacgaggtcaggagttcaagaccagcttggccaatatggtgaaaccccatctctactaaaaatacaaaaattagctgggcgtggtggtacatgcctgtagtcccagctgctggggaggctgaggcaggagaattgcttgaacccgggaggcggaggatgcagtgagccgagatcctgactgcactccagcctgggcaacagagtctcaaaaaaatctgtctcaaaaaaaaaaaaaaagaaaaaatgattatcTTTGCTCTTCTCCATTCCCCATTCCCTTCCCTCTGTCCATTTTCTTCTGAATAATGTTTAAAGGTTGTGTATATTACCCATATATATCTTCATGCTAAAACATTAACacacagttatttattttattatgtttttacaGAAAAATGGATAACTATACATTTCCCTGAAATTTGCTTTTTTACATTCAGCTGTACATCTTGGATTTTCCTTCAATAGATGATGATCTAACAGTCTTTCTGATGGTTGCAGTATGTTCCACAGTATTCTTTACCAATGCCTTTTCAACCACTTTCCCAATTGTGATATTATGGACTGTTTACGCTTTTTTGCCATCTAAaagtaatgctgcaataaacacttttgtattctctgttttatttctgtaaaataagcTCCCCAAGTCATTTCcagtgtatttgttttgttttgttttgacacagagtttcactcttaattggctaggctggagtgcaatggcacaatattggcttaccgcaacctctgcctcccgggttcaagcgattctcctgcctcagcctcccaagtagctggggttacaggtatgcgccaccacacctggataattttgtatttttagtagagacggggtttttccatgttggtcaggctggtctcgaactcccgacctcaggtgatccgccccctcggtctcccaaagtgctggcattatagccgtgagccaccatgcccagcatcaTTTCCAGTGTTTTCTATGTTTCCTAGGAAGGTTTTGCTTCTAGAGGATTTCAGAGGGCAAGAGAATAAAGGTACAGAGTGCAGTTTTTCACATGTGATTCTGAGTGTGTATACACAGATTTAATCTTTTAATACATCAGGAATTGATTATACAATATAATGCAGGATGTCAGACTTGTTTCTATCCAGGAATAAAACCAATTATGCCAGAAGTAACTATTATTCACCTTTCTCCTACTGAATTAAAATACTATCAGTTGTATATTAAGTGCTATATATCTATTTCTGTTCTCCATATTCTAGCAATCCTTGACACTTTTCAGTAGCTTTTATTACTTTCAAATaaagatgtatgtatatattattaatatatagttgattatttgcaaataaagacATGTTTCTTCATGAGAATTTTTGACTTACTCATTTTCCAATGAAAAACACATTAGGATTATATTTTGAGTTTCTTCAGTTTTAAATACAGAGTAtcctaaatgaataaatgattgacgCTGAGTGGATATTCATTAACACATCTTGAGGTTTCTTTTATAACTCCTCATCCTCCTGACCCTCTAATATCTAATAATAACACTATCTACTGTAATGTCtcacaaaacttaaaatatgctagtaatatttgaaaatttattagGGTTCTGCTTATAAGGTGATAGATTCTTTTGGGCTCTATAGTTACATAATCTGCAGATAAAGGTGACATACCTATCacaatattttttatatctatcttatttcattttatttttattttgagacggagtctccctctgtcacctgggctggagtacaatggtgcaatctcggctcaccacgacctccgcctcccaggttcaagtgattctcctgcctcagcctcccaagtagctgggattacaagcatgtgccaccatgcccggctaattttatatttttagtagagatggggtttctccatgttggtcacgctggtccggaactcccaacctcaggtaatccgcctgccttggcctcccaaaatgctgggattacaggtgtgagccaccacgcgcggCCCAATAACAGAAACTTTAAGACAAAATGCATTATGAGACATGTCTTGCTTCAAGATCCTATAATGATCTTGTCTGAGGTAGTTACCTTGCAAGGGTGTTACTGTTTTTCTTGCTCCCCCTGTAACATCCAGaccataaaatgtaataaaaacctCAGCATTCTCTCAATGACCAATTATGAAATCAAAACTACATATCAAAAATATTGCCAGATTTTGAAACTTTATCTAAAAATAATGTAGCGAATAGATGAAGGAGCACCTTCACCAGAGACACAACAGTGATTCCAATAAAATGGAAAGTGAGAATATAATCCAGCTATTTGGTGCTCCTTGTGACCATAGGCAACAGACCAAAGTTTGGGGTGGGAGAGGTAAGGGGGAGTAGGTTGCTGTTTGCTGGGCTGATTGATCCTGGCTCTCAAGTGAGAAATAGGTTTGAACCTTCTAAATGTAACATGGATAGAATGCAAAGATTCCCCTGGGTCAACTCCTACCTCTACCTTTTACAATAGTAAAAGTTAATAGAAAACTATAGTAACTAACAATAATTCAGATCCTATGAAAGAAGATTTGAGTCACTTTAAAAACTTCCAatcacagctgggtgtggtggctggctcatgcctgtagtcccagcttttgggaggccaaggcaagaggatcacaagcccaggtgttcaagaccagcctgggcaacatagtgacacattggtgatacaaaaaataaaaaaaaaattaactggacattgcagcacgtgcctgtagtgccagccaTTCGCAGGgactgaggtagaaggatggcttgagcccaagacatcaaggctgcagtgacccatgatggtgccactgcactccagcctgggcaacagagctaaaaGCCTGtctgaaaaacttaaaaaaaaaaaaaaaaaagagagagaagaaagagagagagacaaaggaaagaaggaaggaaggaaagagagaaagaaaagaaagaaaggcaggccaggcgcggtggctcacgcctgtaatcccagcactttgggaggccgaggcaggaggatcacaggtcagcagttcgagaccagcctggccaacatggcgaaaccccatctctactaaaaatacaaaaattagccaggcgtgatggtgggcacctgtaatcccagtacgtgggaggctgaagcaggagaatcacttgaaaccagaaagcagaggttgcagtgagccgagatgtgccactgcactccagcctaggcaaaaaagcaaaactccatctcaaaaaaaaaaaaaaagaaagaaagaaattgtccTCATTTTTCAGTTAAGGAGGTTGctccaaacaaaagaaattttcccatttttaccTTCAGTTTCTCTTAAGCATTTGTTGTGTTTATTCTTTGTGGTGGTCCTTTtagtttagttttcatttctaaaatgattattttattttgaattactttCTGAATTATTACCTCATTTCCCACATTTTCTGATTCTAATTGATTTTGTTCTTTCATATCTTGTATCATTTTGTTAATGAAATTTTAGCTCAATTTGAAATTGCAAGTTCCAGTTCTGATCTCCTGTGGGCATGGCTTTTGGATATGCTTTTATTGTCTGGAGGAATGTTATTGTGttccttattctctctctctcttttaaattgTAACTCTTAGAGAATTCATGCTTGAtacttttctgttgctttttaaaattatttatttatttatttatttgcttgtttgtttattgagatggagtctcgctctgtcgcccaggctggagtgcagtggcacgatcttggcttactgcaacctctgcctcccgggttcaagccattcttctgcctcagcctcccaagtagctgggactacaggtgtgcaccaccatacctggctaatttagtagagacggggtttcaccatgttggccaggctgctcgaactccagacctcatgatccgcccacctctgtctcccaaagtgctgggattccatttaattttattgtttaagacagagtctcgctctgtcacccaggctagagtgcagtggtgggagctcagctcattgcaacctccacttcccaggctcaaatgatcctcctgcctcagccttcctcttttttttttttttttttttttttttttgagacggagtcttgctctgtcacccaggctggagtgcagtggcgcaatctcagctcactgcaacctccgcctccctggttcacaccattctcctgcctcagcctcccgagtagctgggactacaggcgtccactaccacgcccggctaatttttttgtatttttagtagagacagggtttcattgtgttagccaggatggtcttgatctcctgacctcatgatccgcccgcctcagcctcccaaagtgct includes:
- the ZNF566 gene encoding zinc finger protein 566 isoform X2, whose amino-acid sequence is MAQESVMFSDVSIDFSQEEWECLNDDQRDLYRDVMLENYSNLVSMGHSISKPNVISYLEQGKEPWLVDRELTRGQWPVLESRCETKKLFLKKEIYEIESTQWEIMEKLTRHDFQCSSFRDDWDCNIQFEKQLGSQGGHFNQLVFTHEDLPTLSQHPSFTLQQIINSKKKFCASKEYRKTFRHGSQFATHEIIHTIEKPYECKECGKSFRHPSRLAHHQKIHTGKKPFECKECGKTFICGSDLTRHHRIHTGEKPYECKECGKAFSSGSNFTRHQRIHTGEKPYECKECGKAFSSGSNFTQHQRIHTGEKPYECKECGNAFSQSSQLIKHQRIHTGEKPYECKECEKAFRSGSDLTRHQRIHTGEKPYECKICGKAYSQSSQLISHHRIHTSEKPYEYRECGKNFNYNPQLIQHQNLYW
- the ZNF566 gene encoding zinc finger protein 566 isoform X1; translated protein: MAQESVMFSDVSIDFSQEEWECLNDDQRDLYRDVMLENYSNLVSMAGHSISKPNVISYLEQGKEPWLVDRELTRGQWPVLESRCETKKLFLKKEIYEIESTQWEIMEKLTRHDFQCSSFRDDWDCNIQFEKQLGSQGGHFNQLVFTHEDLPTLSQHPSFTLQQIINSKKKFCASKEYRKTFRHGSQFATHEIIHTIEKPYECKECGKSFRHPSRLAHHQKIHTGKKPFECKECGKTFICGSDLTRHHRIHTGEKPYECKECGKAFSSGSNFTRHQRIHTGEKPYECKECGKAFSSGSNFTQHQRIHTGEKPYECKECGNAFSQSSQLIKHQRIHTGEKPYECKECEKAFRSGSDLTRHQRIHTGEKPYECKICGKAYSQSSQLISHHRIHTSEKPYEYRECGKNFNYNPQLIQHQNLYW
- the ZNF566 gene encoding zinc finger protein 566 isoform X4; amino-acid sequence: MEKLTRHDFQCSSFRDDWDCNIQFEKQLGSQGGHFNQLVFTHEDLPTLSQHPSFTLQQIINSKKKFCASKEYRKTFRHGSQFATHEIIHTIEKPYECKECGKSFRHPSRLAHHQKIHTGKKPFECKECGKTFICGSDLTRHHRIHTGEKPYECKECGKAFSSGSNFTRHQRIHTGEKPYECKECGKAFSSGSNFTQHQRIHTGEKPYECKECGNAFSQSSQLIKHQRIHTGEKPYECKECEKAFRSGSDLTRHQRIHTGEKPYECKICGKAYSQSSQLISHHRIHTSEKPYEYRECGKNFNYNPQLIQHQNLYW
- the ZNF566 gene encoding zinc finger protein 566 isoform X3, with product MFSDVSIDFSQEEWECLNDDQRDLYRDVMLENYSNLVSMGHSISKPNVISYLEQGKEPWLVDRELTRGQWPVLESRCETKKLFLKKEIYEIESTQWEIMEKLTRHDFQCSSFRDDWDCNIQFEKQLGSQGGHFNQLVFTHEDLPTLSQHPSFTLQQIINSKKKFCASKEYRKTFRHGSQFATHEIIHTIEKPYECKECGKSFRHPSRLAHHQKIHTGKKPFECKECGKTFICGSDLTRHHRIHTGEKPYECKECGKAFSSGSNFTRHQRIHTGEKPYECKECGKAFSSGSNFTQHQRIHTGEKPYECKECGNAFSQSSQLIKHQRIHTGEKPYECKECEKAFRSGSDLTRHQRIHTGEKPYECKICGKAYSQSSQLISHHRIHTSEKPYEYRECGKNFNYNPQLIQHQNLYW